The genome window TCTGTTACTGGATCAAAATATCCTATTTTAGAGTCGGGCGTATCGGTAAACCACACCAATCCATCAGAAGCTAATTTGAGAAATACGGTAGTCTTGCCCCCTTCAAACGTGTATGGTTTGAATTGCTTGCTTTCTAAGGAGAATTTCCACAGGCGAGGCTGTGATGAATCACTGATCCAAATTGTGTCACTGCCGTCATATGTGGGATAAAGTATTCCTGCATCCTTTGCTGGCACGTCATATTCAGTTATCTGTGTTTTTAGCTCAGATACGTGGGGCTTTACTACTACTGAAAAGCCGATGCTCTCATTTGCATGATCCTTTCTTTTTGCCTCTATTTCGATATTCCAGTTTCCTGAAAAGCCAAACGCTAGGTTGCCTTGGTATTCGTTTTGTTTCTCTGAAATCTTACTAATTGGAATATTGATTGGAGCAATATTTCTTTGTGGATTTGAAATCTTTAACATCAAGTCATCCATATCTGCCAGGGGGTTTCCATCAGAGTCAAAAACAGATATGACAATTGTATTAGAACCGCTCGCAAATGGATCGATATTGATGTCAAACCTTGCATTTTCGGAAAATTCCGATGTTTGAAAACCATATGTAACCTGTTGAATTTGCTGGGCCTGGCTGGTAGGAAGGGAAGAGTTAGTTAACAGTGCAACTAGACCAAGCAGAATTACACCAAGCACTGCCTCTGTCTTTAATGATCTTCCAAGTTTTCTGTGTATGTTGATCGTATCTGATTTGATGTCTTTTTCTGCAGATTTTTGTAGTTTGAACTGATTATATCCGCCAAGTGCTGCCATGATGGAGGCCACTCCAATTTTTGCCATTATCAAAAACCCGTAGGAAGACTGACTGAGCAACACAACATCGTCTTCTAACAACCACAAAAGTGCAGGTCCTGTAATTATCAGGACTCCAAGTGAGATGACTATCATTGATGAAAATCTTGGGATGGCCAGTAATGCGCCGATCTCTTTCTTGTTGCCATCTAATTTTGATAAGGCGGGAAGCAAAACAAATCCAAAAAAGATCACACCGCCAATCCAAACCGATGCAATCAAACTATGTGTATAATCAACTATGATTGCAGGAATTTGCTCGCTTGCAGCACCATGCCCAATTATTGTCGTAGTGCTAATCAGCATCAGAGACAGCCCTAGTAGCAAAATCTGTTTTTTATTTGAAACATTTGATTTGCTTTCTATCATAAACCAAGCTGCAAGTAAAACCACGGTTATCGCCATTCTGGCTATCCATATTGAACCAAATGACGTCTGTAATACCATGGAAGCAGATGTTTGGAGGCGCAATGTTTGTACGACAAGCATCAAAATGTTTGATGCAAAAACCAAAAACAGGCCAATTCCAATAATCGAAGAAAACTTGGCCTGATAGAATTTCTGCAATTCGGAAAGATTATCCTTTATGAATCTCTTTTTACGCATTGTGCCCCATATTATGACAGAAGATATTACGGATCCAAGCACTATGACCTGCCCTATAATTCCTGGTAGCCTTGCTCCAGCTTCTGGAAAATATGTTGATTCTGTCATGTCTCGTGGCTTTGGAGGAGGAACGGATACGTCGCCAACACCAAAGACAAATGCCTCATCTACCAAGTGCCCGTCAATTTTAGAGAGAACCTTGCTTGTAACGGTGTAGATTCCATCTTTAAGCGGAGGGGTAGTAACTGCGAGTGTAGATTCACTACCAATGTATTTTGTGTCCTTGTTGTCTATCTGATTTCCACTGCTGTCAAATACTTTGATTGCACTAAACTCGATTTCTATTGCTTCTGAATAATGGATTACGATCTGATTAACTCCAGCTGAAACACTTGATGATTGAACAGGATCTGAATTGGCAATTACTGGATGTGCATATGCAAAAGGCATACTGGAAATTATGAGCAAAAACGGAATGATCAGAAGTTTTTTCAATTTACTTTTGATAATGCTTTTGCTAATTTAAACAAATTACCACTTTGGCAGTTCTACCACTCTTGCATAAAGATAATAACATGATTTGGACTAATGATTATTATGAAAAGTCATCTTGCATTGCTTCTCATATTTGTTTTAGGATTTGGTTTTTACTCTGCATATGCGCACAAGACAGTTACTGTGGAACAATATGTCATTGAGGTAGGCTGGAAGGAAGAGCCACCGCTTGTTGGGATTCAAAATGCAATAACCTTTGAATTCAGCCAAGACGAAGGAGGCGGAGTCACTACTCCTGTAGCAAATTCGTTTAGGGACTTGGAGGCCACTGTAAAATCCGGAAGCCTCACAAAAACGCTAGAAATTCTCTCTGATGCAAAGCCTGGAAATTATTATGCAAAAATCATTCCAACTAAGACTGGCTCACTCATAATTGGGCTTAAAGGAACACTAAATGGCGTACCAATAAATCAAGAAATACAAATTGAGGATGTAGAGAGCACCGACATTCTAGCATTTCCTCCAAGTTCATCATCTAGTCAGGATGTGGGTGCATTAAAGAACGCCATGTCGTCACTCCAAAAGGATGTCACAGAAATTAAATCAAAAATTGGCAACGTTGCAGGGGGCAATGGCATAGATCTTTCCAAGGCGTACGACTTTGGAGTATTTGGCCTTGCACTTGGAACAGCGGGCGTAATACTTGCAGTAGTTGCAATGGTAAAAAGAAAATAAGAATTCTAAAGTCTTGGAATTACTTTAGATCTTGCAGTGACAGCAACAATGCTTACTATGGCAACTGCCAGAATCATCATGGCAATTTGACCGAATTCAGGTACTACCTGAACTGATATGGTTTCACCCATTGGGCCTTCCCAGTTTGCTTGATCATCTGGAAGTCCAAGTCCAAGTATTTTGATTTGTACATCTACTGGACTATCCGATCTTAATGCGCTTGTTGTAAAGTCAGCTAATCCATCATGTGTGTGTAGACCTGATTCAGAAAGAACCTGGTTTCCGTCTTGTGTTGCAACGATGTCGTAATTGACATGATCTATTGCATTGCCGTCAGCGTCGGTGAATTCTATCTCAAGAGATAATTCATCACCTTCTGTTGGTACACCAGCACTAATCGCTACAGCGACTGAACCGTCAGCTGACATTGCCATCGCATGATCTCCACCGTCTTCTGATCCATCCTCACCATGAGCTTCTTGCACAATCACTATGCCTGTCATCCAGGGGTGGACTTGGCAAAAGTATGGAAATTCTCCAGCTTCTTCAAATTTGTATGTGAAGCTTTTTCCTGCCATGAAAAGGCCACTGTCAAAGTGTCCGTCTGGTCCATCTTGTCTGATATCACCGCTTGTGACAGTATGTGCAGCAGTATCATCGTTTGACCAAGTGACTTCGCCACCAACATCGATAGTTACTTCGCTTGGATCGTAACAGCTGTTGGTTGCTTCACATCCTGGGGCTGATGATCCAGGAGTGATGCTTACAGTCTCTTTAGCATGGTCAGCAAAAACTGCTGGTGCTACTGCCATTAGGGCAACTAATACAAAGATAGAGCCTATGACTATTGTCTTCATTGGTTTAATCCTAGCAGAGACCAATAAAAATCCTTATCCAAATTACCATCTAAACATGAATTTATTTTCTAAAATTTCGTATTTTTGATATTACTATGGCTGGAACAACAAAATACATCCCCACATTTAGCAGGATTATTCCAATCCCATATCCTAACATCTCCCCCTCAGAGTCTATGTTGACATAATTTAGTATTGATAGTGTAGATAGCATTGGCGTTATTGCCAATTTTACGGTCTCCTTGAAAATGGGGCTCTGTCGCTCTACATCTGCAACTGTGGGACTAAATGAATAATAGAGTGCGTTGAATGCATGCATGAAGACAGTTCCAGAATCTGTACTAAACAACACATTATCTCTTACCTCCCTGAGCAGCTGAACCTGTGGTGCAAGCTCAGATCCATATGCAGCAGTTGCAATTATGCATGATCCGTCCTCATCTGTAGTCTTGACTGAAGCATCGTCAATTACTTCGGTAAATGTTACTGTCTCTGATGGTATTGGCTGAAACAATATCCCTTCAATATCGACAATTATCTTGTGCTCTCCATTTTCTTTGAATTGTACTGGAATTGTCACTGCGCCTTCCGAAGTATGAGTTAGTGGTATTGGTCCAAAAATTGGAACTCCATCCTTTGTGACCGTTACCTTGTAGTCAATGTGTTCCTGAATGTTGTTTGTTTTTGGATTTATGAAATCGATTTTTAATTTTGTTAGATCCCCAAGTACTGGCTTTGCAGGATCCGTGGATATTGACACAAGTAGTGTGCCCTTGTCAGTAGGTGACTGAAACTGATCAGCAAACGCAGGTAATACCAGAAAAGGCAACAAAAATAATGCGACAAAATACTTCATCAGTCAAAATCACTCATGATTGTATTAATAACTTACTCAAATTTTCATATTTCACAATCCTAACATTATAATGATTGGTTATATGCAACAACGTAAAATGAGTTTGAATAAATCTTGTCTGTTTTTTGGGATACTTTTACTTTTTATAATCTTCCAAACAACAGATTATGCGTTTGCGCAAAACGCAACTAGTACAAAATCTGGCATTCAGGACATAACATATGCTGCAAAATTTGTCTGCGGCTCAATTCCAGATGACAGCGGCCCTCTACGACCAGGCCACTATGACACTGCGATCAGTATACTAAACAAGAAAAACTACGAGGTCGATATTTTCTGGAATGCCGTAATAGATGACGGCCCTGCATCAAATACGATTTTAAAAACTCTTGCCGCCGAAAAATCAACCGGTATAACATGTAAAAACATCAAGGACATATTTGGAATCACGACAAAAGAAATTGTTGAGGGATTCATAATAGTAAGGATTCCTATTGACTCACTGCGAGGCTTTGACAATGAGCAAATCGTATCTGACTATTCACAAGATGCACTAAATTTGCTTGACGTTCAAGTATTCTATACCGCCAATGCCTTATCTACACTGCCGCATGAAGTGGCCCAGGAAAAGATTTCGTTTTACATAATCCAAGACTTTACAAATAAAATCCCAAAGGAATCGTTTCGAAAACTACTTGATATAACATTGCCCTCTACGCTAAACGAACTCTCTGACACAGAGCAGAAAGTAAAATCCATATTGGCTAAAAAATATGATCTTGACAACAAAGATCTTGAAAAAATTGTGATCCGCATAAAGAGCATATCTGTAGGAGTGGGTGCATTATTGGATGATCATGCCATATCATTACACATTGTAAAACCACAAATCAATTCATGATTTTCAATAGATTAAATCTTCTTAAAAGTTAAATATCTACAAAATTGCTTCAGTGCATTGAATTCTAAAAGAATACTTGCAGCAGTTTTTGTTACATTGTTATTATCTCAAATGTTTTCAATTGCACAGTTCAATGCATACGGAGATGGACTAACACAAGAAAACCTTCCGCCTGCGAGCTTTGGAGACAGACAAGCTGCACTTTTCATCAAAATTAGCCCGCCAATTCTAACAAAGGATACAATTGGTGATACCTATGTACAACTTAGACTGTTTGATGCAAAAACAAACGAATCAGTTCCACATACGTCGTATTTTATTTCAGTCTGGAAAGATGATAAGCTTTTACTGCGAAATTTATTTCATGCACATTACGGAGAACTAACACTCAAAATAGTGCCAACTAAGGTGGACGTAAATAACGTGGTAATATACGGCGATGAAGTACCTCAAATCCCAGGCGCGTGGACTGGATTCAATGACAGAGTTGACGTACATGCACCTGTACTACTAGACTCTGGACTGTATCACTTTGAAATTAAGATTTTTGGAATTGATTATGACCAGAACATATTTGCAGAAAGTAATGTCAAAACATTCAATTCATGGCTCAGCGTTGGCGACATCTCCAACCAAAAAATCACATACAACGGAAAGTCATACGATGCCTCAATAATCTCATATTATGATAAAATAAATAACTTCAAATTTGATGAAACAAAAAAATCCATCTCATTTTCGATGCCATTTAACTGGGATGCAAAAAGAATTGGAGACCAACCAATATTTGTACATCAGGAAGTAAGGGTACCAAAGGCCTTCAAAGAATTCACTGATACAACTGCATATGACGGTAGGGTAAGCGGCGTGCCAACAGTAGGACGCATGCTGATCTTAGATCCTTATTCTATCGAAGGAACGTCAATTCTGCATTTTCTAATAAACAAGGAGGACATTCTCAAAATAGCAAAAACACTCCCCGCTGGTACGAAAACAATGGAGTTTACAGTTGCACCCATGTCCACAGTGGCAAAAAATACCTTTGATGTAAAACTTAATTCTGGAGCGACTGCCAAGATATCATACGACGCTAACCTTGGAGCAGGAGACACGATTCCACTGCAAATTTCCTTCTTTGATCCAAACGGTGCACTCTTGAAGTTTGTCAGACACGGATTTAGGATAGAGGACAGCTCAGGCAAGGTTCTAATAGAAAACTATGGGAATGATCCACAAAAACCAGGAATACTTTCCTCAGAAGGAATAGACATTCAAGAGTTCAAGTTTCCTTCTCAGGGCAACTACAAACTCACACTTGGTATATTTGATCATGGCTTAGACGAACTTACGACATATCAGGGAATTGGAAGTTCTACTTTTATGATAGGCAAGTCAGGCCAAAGTCAACCAATTCCAGACTATCAAATCCCGTCTTGGATCAAAAACAACGCAAAGTGGTGGGCAGAAGGAACAATTGGCGACTCTGACTTTGTGCAGGGAATCCAATATCTGATAAAGCAGGGAATAATGAAAATACCAGACGCCCAGTCCGGTTCTGGCACCTCACAAACCATCCCGTCTTGGATCAAAAACAACGCAAAGTGGTGGGCAGAAGGCACAATCGGTGACTCTGACTTTGTGCAGGGAATCCAGTATTTGATCACACAAGGAATAATCAAAGTATAGTATTTCAGAAAATACATAAACCTGATTTACATTATTATACAATCTCTTCTTTTCACTAATTCATGCTTCCAATAAGGGATGAAAACCCAAAACCGCCCGGCTTCAAACCGAAAATGACGTATGCCCTTATTGCGGTAAACGTGATAGTGTTCTTCTTTGAGGTAGCGTATACCGGCCAATTCTTTGAGTTTAGTAATCAGCGTGCCGCAACACTGTTCTACAACTGGGGTGCGGTTCCTGCGTGTATTGCAGGGGAGAGCAGCATTTCAATAGAATCCATGCAAGTGTCATGTCCTGATATGTCGTTGTTTGGATTGCTGAGCTCTACCTTTCTGCACGGTGGAATAATGCACCTTGGAGGTAACATGTTGTTTTTGTGGATATTTGGGGATAACATTGAGCTAAAATTTGGCAGGCTCAAGTATCTTGGAATCTATCTCATGTGGGGGATAGTTGCAGGACTAGTCCATATTGTAGGTGATCTAAACAGCACAATTCCTGCAGTTGGAGCGTCTGGCGCAATTTCAGGAGTGCTTGGTGCATATCTCATAATGTTTCCAAGGGCCAAAATAATGACCCTTGTCATAATGGGATTCTTTACAAGAATGTCGCACATTCCGGCAAAGTGGTTTTTACCGTTCTGGCTCATCTTTCAAAACCTTCTTCCGCTTTTTGTTGGAGGGTTTGGATTTGGCGCTGGCGGAGTAGCTTATCTTGCACACATAGGTGGATTTGTAATAGGACTTGCGACCGGATTTTTGTACAAAAAAATGCATGGATCGGAATTCACGTACGGCACAAGAAACCCATCAAGATATGGCTGGAAGAGAGATGACTACTAATAGGAATAAATCAAACATAGGAAAAACCAACTCATGCCAATAATTACAGTATCAATGTATCCTGGCAGAACACAGCAACAAAAAGAAGAATATGCAAAGGCAATTACAAAATCGGCCGTAGAAATTCTGAAAACAAAAGAAAGCCACGTAATTGTAGTCTTTGAAGACAATCCTAAGGAAAACTGGTATATGGCAGGCAGCCAGCTTTAGATACCATTCTTTTTATTTTCACTAGTTGTGGTAAATCTATGACAAAAGTAGCGGTGATACAATTCAAAGCATCCACAGACAAAAACAAAAACCTCAAGCGAATTGTTAATTTTATCAACACAGCTGCAAGCCGTGGAGCAGATCTTTGTGCATTTCCAGAATTTATGATGTTTTACACGACTTCACGACAATCTCCAAGGGAGCTAGCATTACAAGCAGAAACAATCAACGGAAATTTTGTTAGTACTGTTGCAGATGCTGCAAAGAAAAACTCAATTGAAGTCATAGGTACAATATATGAAAAAAGCAAAAAGAACGACAGGGTGTACGACACATCGTTTCTAGTTGATAAATTTGGAATAATAAAATCAACATACAGAAAAATTCATCTTTACGATGCACTTGGATTCAAAGAGTCAAAAAAATTAGAACCGGGCTCCAAAATTTCAGTTCCAATAAAGACCTCAATCGGTAAATTAGGAATGCTAATCTGCTATGATCTAAGATTTCCTGAAATGTCGCGCATCTTGGCCTCCTCTGGTTCCGAAATTCTAGTTGTCCCCTCTGCATGGGTTAAGGGAAAAATGAAAGAAGAGCACTGGCTTATAATTAACAAGACACGCGCAATAGAAAATGGATGCTACATTATTGCACCAGATCAAGTTGGAAACATCTATTGTGGAAGAAGTCTAGTTGTAGATCCATATGGAAAAATTTTACTTGATATGAAAAAGAAACAAGGAATAGGAATGGTAGAAATTTCTATTCCCAAAGTAAAAGAGACAAGAAAATCACTCCCTCTTTTGCAAAACAGAAGAACCGATATCTATTCTGATCTCAAGCTTTAGATTTTCTGCTGGGGCAATTAATGTTGGAGCACTGCTTTGTCCATTTTTGCTTTCTAGAGTATCGAAAAACTACCAATGGCCATGAACACGACTCGCATGGAATTTTTGTTGCACGCAGCATTGCCTTTTGTAATAACGGCGATGATGCTTTGCAGCCATTATAGTAATTGGAGCATCCTATGAAACGTTTTTTCGTTTTCCTTGATCGTATGACGATCAGCTTTCCAACATGACATGACGGACATTTTACAAGGCCGTCTTTTGGCTGGTTTGAACCCAAAATGATGTACTTTTTTTTGCTTACAGACCATGAAAGGTAGCCATTACTGTCAAAATATTGCATGATCTCGGTTTTTAGTGATGCAATTCGGTGTTTTGTAGGCTTGGTGACGTTTCGTCGATCTTTTCTTTTTTGAATAGACTTTTCTGCCAAAATCACATTGTTCAATATGCCCACATTAAAAATTGTTGAAGAATTTTTATATGGACTTGGTCAGGGAGTCTTGTGGAAAAGGTCTGCGTTCTTGGTGCTGGAAGCACAAAATATGGAAAGTTAGACGATAGCATTACCGATATTACTATTCAAGCCTCAGTTGCCGCAATTGAAAGTGCGGGAATTGAACCAAAAGAGATTGATGCAGGTTACATATCAAACGTTTTTGGTGTAGCAGACAAACAAGTTCACCTTGGGCCTGTAATCATGAGCAACTTGGGAATTTCCGAAAAGCCATCTCTTTCTATTGAATCTGCATGTGGAAGTGGATCTGTATCATTCCGAGAAGCATATGCAAATGTTGCTGCAGGTTTTTACGATGCAGTCTTGGTTACCGGAGTGGAAAAAGTAACCCACACTGGCACTGAGTGGACTACTACTTACTTTTCATACTGTTCTGATTTCTTTTATGAGGGTGGTGCAGGCGCATCATTCCCAGGATTATTTGCATCGATGGCTCGTGCATATCTTACAGAATTCAAGGCAACGGAAGAAGACTTTGCAATGGTTGCAGTAAAGAACCACGCTAACGGTTTTCTAAACCCAAAGGCTCACCTCCGAAAGAGAATAACAATTGATGATGTAATGAAATCAGCAGTGGTGGCAAGTCCGCTCAAACTGTATGACTGCTGCCCGTTTTCTGACGGTGCAAGCTCAGTAATAATATGCAATGAAAAATTTGCAAAGGCTCATTCAAAAAACTATGTGGAAGTGATAGGATCCGGCAGGGGTGGTTCACCTGCAACCCTACAGGGACGTGAACACATGACTACTATTCCAAGTACAAGGATAGCAGCACAAGCAGCATACAAAATGGCCGGAATTACTCCAAAGGACGTTGACTTTGCTGAGGTACATGACTGCTTTACAATTGCTGAAATTGTTGATACTGAGGATCTTGGATTTTTTGAGAAAGGCCAAGGAGTACAAGCAATTCGCGATGGAAGAACATCGCTTAACGGTGAGATTTCAATTAACCCATCTGGCGGACTAAAGTCAAAGGGCCATCCAATCGGTGCTACTGGAGTAGGACAAGTAGTTGAGGCTTTTGAGCAACTGACAGGAAAAGCAGGAGAGCGTACAGTCAAAGATGCGCATATAGGATTAACCCATAATTTTGGTGCAACCGGAGCAAGCTGCGCCGTTCACTTGTTCAAAAGCGTGTAAGACATTGTCAAATAAACAAGAATTCATAGATGCGGTAAACTCAGGTAAAATACTTGCAAGAAAATGCACAAAGTGCGGAAACCTGCATTTGGCAACTGTCTATTTCTGCCAACAATGCGGGCACAAGGAGTTTGAAAGCAAGATGCTTGATGGAATAGGCACAGTTGCAACATACACGATAATTACGGTTCCGCCTGCGGGCTTTGAAAAATATACTCCATACGCCTGGGTTGTGATGAACATAGACAACTATGATCTTAGAATTTCAGGATTTTTAGGGGGAATTGTCTCACCGTCCAATCTTCCAATTGGATCAAAAGTAAAGATTGTCGGATACGACGATCGTGGAATCCTTCTAGAAAAGCAGTAAATCAAATTTACCGAGTAATTAACAAATTTCGAAAAGGATTCTTAATAGTTTCAAAAAAACTTGACTTTCATTGTCAGTTGATGTAATATGTGGTAAGTGTGGAAACAAGATCTCTAATATGAAAATGTTAAAGTCGATCAAAGATGTCATGAAGCATTACAACAACAAATGTCCTTCCTGTGGCCAAACACTTTCGACATCAGAGTTTTCCATGGATGTACAGAAAAACTGATCAAAAAGTTTAGTGAGGATCCAGTCATAAATCTTATTTAGTCCCGATCTCTAGTCATAGTCATGAGCATAGAGCTTACCACCGGTGCAATGGACCCGAAGAAAGGTGGAGGAATTTTACAATCTACGTCAAAGCGCGTTAGAATGATCTTCTCTGTCATGGCAAGTCCTAACAGAATTGATATTTTGAGAATCTTAAACTCAAAGGGCCCACTGACGTACTCTGAATTAAAATCGCTTGCCGGATTCAAATCAAAAAAAGAAAGCGGCAAATTTGCTTACCATTTAAGAAAATTACTAAGACAATCGCTTGTCGCACTCAATAAATCTGAAAGAAGATACACCATAACAAATCTAGGAAAACTTGTCCTAAGTCTTGCAAGACAAATTGAAGAACGCTCCATTATAGAAAGCGGCAAGATGTATGTCCGAACCTCACACGACTCAATTGAAGAATTTAATTCGCATAAAATCATTCAATCGTTAGTACGAGAAGGAAGCCTTCCATTGGAGCTGGCACAAAAAATCACCGAAGAGGTAGAAAATCGAATTTACAAGTACCAAACTACCTATCTGACAGGCTCGCTTATTCGTGAAATGGTAAATTCTGTACTGCTTGAGCATGGTCATGAAGAGTACCGAAACAAGCTTGCAAGGCTTGGAATACCAGTTTTTGATGCGCAAGAAATGATCACCAATGTAGACAATGTCGACAACGGCGCACAGGGACTGTTCTTCAAAGCAGGACAGACCGTATTTGCAGAAAACCTAATCCTAAATACCCTGCCAAAGGATGTTGCAGATTCCCATCTTTCTGGAGACATACACATATCAAATCCTGGAATCTGGTCGTTACTTCCAGATACGATATTCTTTAACTTAAAAGAGCTAATTGAGGACGGAATTGACCTCAAAGGGAAATTCCTAGGCGTGACAAGAATAGCAACAATCAAGACGCTGGATAACCTCATGTCATCCTTATCCATGATGCTGTCTCTTGCATCAAAGGAGGCATCAAGGGAGGTAATCATGGACGGCCTGGCACAAATTTGCCTAAAGCATGCAAAAAACATAACCGAACTTGAAGAAAAACTGGTCGGCGCATTTGCAACATCGTCAGTCTCTTCGAAATACACAAAAGAGCCAACTCTGGTGTCGTTTAGGATTCAACTTGGCTTGGAACCAAAAATTGTACAAGCAATTCTTTCAGCATACAAAAATTATATCAAAATGACGCCAGTCCCGCAGATCGGCCTCATAATTGATTATACAAACGGCAAAATCGCAGACGTCTCAGACATAATTGCAGAAATAATCTCTCTTGGAGGCAAAGTACAGTTTTCAAAGGATGAGACCTCATACAGCGGAATAATACGAGTCAAAGCAAAGAACAGCACATCATCGATCAACTTACAATCTCTCACGATCAACCTGCCAAGACTTGCGTTTGAATCAAACAAAGACGAGACTTACTTTAGAGCGCGCCTTGCGCTGATGATGAAGCCTGCACTTTCAGCAATGTCGCTTCGCAAAAAAGACATCTCCGATCTTACCAGACGGGGACTAAATCCGGTACTTGCAGCAAATACACAATACATGCAGAGAAGCTCTGTATGCCTAGTTGTGAATTTAGTGGGATTGCACGAGGCCGTATTCAATATACTTGGTTACAACGATCAAAAGGAAGGACAAGAAATAATCTACAAAGTCATCCAAACTGCAGTAGACGTGGCAGAAAAGAAGGGAAAAGAAATGGGAGATCTAGTCGTAGTCACAATGACTGAAAGTGATGGCACACCGAGATTTGGATCACTTGACGGAGAAAAATATGGCAAGATGTCAGTTAACAGATCCCTTGACGGGGAGAATTACTCAGAAGGAGTGGTTCTTAACGCCTCAGAACTTGGCTCGATGAGCGCCAAAACAGACAAAATCGTTGAGGCCAACAAGATGGCAAAAATCCTAAATGGAGGATTGCTCATACAGCTCAAATTCGAGAAGGATGCCAAAATAGAGGAGATCAAAAAGTCAATAGAAAAGGCAGGCGATCTGGTAGGTTCGTTTAGACCGCTCAAAGAGGTCCCAATCTGCGGAAACTGTGGATTCAAAGACGAAAAACTCTTTGACAAGTGCCCTTTGTGCAAGTCTCCGTACATAGTAAGCTGAATCCGAAATCCGCAAGACCTATCTTTATGGAATAAAAGCTAATCATAGTTGGAAAAACGATCTTGTATGAAATTAACTGATTTCGTTTTCAGATCCACGACTGACTATTGTGAAATTTCTCGTAACG of Candidatus Nitrosotenuis sp. DW1 contains these proteins:
- a CDS encoding virginiamycin B lyase family protein, which gives rise to MKKLLIIPFLLIISSMPFAYAHPVIANSDPVQSSSVSAGVNQIVIHYSEAIEIEFSAIKVFDSSGNQIDNKDTKYIGSESTLAVTTPPLKDGIYTVTSKVLSKIDGHLVDEAFVFGVGDVSVPPPKPRDMTESTYFPEAGARLPGIIGQVIVLGSVISSVIIWGTMRKKRFIKDNLSELQKFYQAKFSSIIGIGLFLVFASNILMLVVQTLRLQTSASMVLQTSFGSIWIARMAITVVLLAAWFMIESKSNVSNKKQILLLGLSLMLISTTTIIGHGAASEQIPAIIVDYTHSLIASVWIGGVIFFGFVLLPALSKLDGNKKEIGALLAIPRFSSMIVISLGVLIITGPALLWLLEDDVVLLSQSSYGFLIMAKIGVASIMAALGGYNQFKLQKSAEKDIKSDTINIHRKLGRSLKTEAVLGVILLGLVALLTNSSLPTSQAQQIQQVTYGFQTSEFSENARFDINIDPFASGSNTIVISVFDSDGNPLADMDDLMLKISNPQRNIAPINIPISKISEKQNEYQGNLAFGFSGNWNIEIEAKRKDHANESIGFSVVVKPHVSELKTQITEYDVPAKDAGILYPTYDGSDTIWISDSSQPRLWKFSLESKQFKPYTFEGGKTTVFLKLASDGLVWFTDTPDSKIGYFDPVTEKFQIISLPTKSIPISLETDLEGNVWIALVDQNMLLKYDPVTGQFEEHEIPTRSSGPAALARDAGGNIWFAEAQGGKIGVIEPQSGKIREFAPDGLLGEPFALFIDSEQNVWISEHVGLNIVKFNPLLETFEKIPVVDPQAAPFGMTSDKFGNIWLAQHTVDKLGVYDPTRNEFSEVNIPTKTSFTQFVTSDKDGNVWFVEQRGNKLGTVVISEVPNQRTMQEQPTISLRYSEIAAPLMTVGIIATSLFFVKSVRDKRRLDALIE
- a CDS encoding peptidase, whose protein sequence is MNSKRILAAVFVTLLLSQMFSIAQFNAYGDGLTQENLPPASFGDRQAALFIKISPPILTKDTIGDTYVQLRLFDAKTNESVPHTSYFISVWKDDKLLLRNLFHAHYGELTLKIVPTKVDVNNVVIYGDEVPQIPGAWTGFNDRVDVHAPVLLDSGLYHFEIKIFGIDYDQNIFAESNVKTFNSWLSVGDISNQKITYNGKSYDASIISYYDKINNFKFDETKKSISFSMPFNWDAKRIGDQPIFVHQEVRVPKAFKEFTDTTAYDGRVSGVPTVGRMLILDPYSIEGTSILHFLINKEDILKIAKTLPAGTKTMEFTVAPMSTVAKNTFDVKLNSGATAKISYDANLGAGDTIPLQISFFDPNGALLKFVRHGFRIEDSSGKVLIENYGNDPQKPGILSSEGIDIQEFKFPSQGNYKLTLGIFDHGLDELTTYQGIGSSTFMIGKSGQSQPIPDYQIPSWIKNNAKWWAEGTIGDSDFVQGIQYLIKQGIMKIPDAQSGSGTSQTIPSWIKNNAKWWAEGTIGDSDFVQGIQYLITQGIIKV
- a CDS encoding rhomboid family intramembrane serine protease, translated to MLPIRDENPKPPGFKPKMTYALIAVNVIVFFFEVAYTGQFFEFSNQRAATLFYNWGAVPACIAGESSISIESMQVSCPDMSLFGLLSSTFLHGGIMHLGGNMLFLWIFGDNIELKFGRLKYLGIYLMWGIVAGLVHIVGDLNSTIPAVGASGAISGVLGAYLIMFPRAKIMTLVIMGFFTRMSHIPAKWFLPFWLIFQNLLPLFVGGFGFGAGGVAYLAHIGGFVIGLATGFLYKKMHGSEFTYGTRNPSRYGWKRDDY
- a CDS encoding tautomerase family protein; this encodes MPIITVSMYPGRTQQQKEEYAKAITKSAVEILKTKESHVIVVFEDNPKENWYMAGSQL
- a CDS encoding PEFG-CTERM sorting domain-containing protein, giving the protein MKTIVIGSIFVLVALMAVAPAVFADHAKETVSITPGSSAPGCEATNSCYDPSEVTIDVGGEVTWSNDDTAAHTVTSGDIRQDGPDGHFDSGLFMAGKSFTYKFEEAGEFPYFCQVHPWMTGIVIVQEAHGEDGSEDGGDHAMAMSADGSVAVAISAGVPTEGDELSLEIEFTDADGNAIDHVNYDIVATQDGNQVLSESGLHTHDGLADFTTSALRSDSPVDVQIKILGLGLPDDQANWEGPMGETISVQVVPEFGQIAMMILAVAIVSIVAVTARSKVIPRL
- a CDS encoding CFI-box-CTERM domain-containing protein is translated as MKYFVALFLLPFLVLPAFADQFQSPTDKGTLLVSISTDPAKPVLGDLTKLKIDFINPKTNNIQEHIDYKVTVTKDGVPIFGPIPLTHTSEGAVTIPVQFKENGEHKIIVDIEGILFQPIPSETVTFTEVIDDASVKTTDEDGSCIIATAAYGSELAPQVQLLREVRDNVLFSTDSGTVFMHAFNALYYSFSPTVADVERQSPIFKETVKLAITPMLSTLSILNYVNIDSEGEMLGYGIGIILLNVGMYFVVPAIVISKIRNFRK